The genomic stretch GCGTAAGACGGAAACACCTCCAATATAGTCGCTCCAGACACCGATACCACCTCCATTCAGAGGGTACAGGACTAGGATGTCGGGGATGTAACGACAAGATGACGGCAAAGTAAAAAAGGAGGCGGCTTTTCAGCCGTCTCCCTGGACAAAACTTTTACGAATCTTTTTAAGGATATCTCTAAGTGGAACTGCCGTCGTTGATCTCCTCGAGAATCTCCTCCAGAACCCTGTGGCGATCCTCGTAGGGAATCTGACAGGTGCCCACCCTGAAGTGACCTCCCCCTCCGAAACGGAGCATCAGTTTCCCCACGTCCACCGAGGAAGTCCTGTTCAAGATGGAGTGTCCCAACGATATCACGCAGAATTCGGCGTTCTTGCCGTCGAAGAGCCGGACGGAGATGTTCTGATCGGGGTAAAGGGCGTACTCTATATGACGATTGCCGACGTAGGCCTCGTCGTTACCGACGAAATCTATGACTATGGCGTCTCCCTCAGCTCTGCTCTTTTTGGTGAGCATCTCCCTGAAAAGAGGCTGATGTCTCCTGTAGCGGACGACCCTCTCTCTGACGTCCTCCAGGGACAGTATCTCGTCTATGTCGTGGTTTCTCAGATATTCGACCAAGTCGTCCATGAGCTGGTAATTCGATATTCTGTAGTCTCTGAAACGGCCCAGGCCGGTTCTGGGATCCATAACGAAGGACAGAAGGACCCACCCTTCCGGATTCAGTATCTCCTCCCTGGAGAAGTCCGCAGAATCCGCCTTGTCCGCCACGTCCACCAGATAGCTAAGCCTGGCGAGCGGGCCCTCCGCTCCACCGTAATAATCGAAGATGACCCTGGCGCAGCTCTTGGCACCCGGATCGCAGGCCCCCTCCCAGTGGTGGCGGAACATCTCCTCCCTCTCCACCTCGGAGGCGTGATGGTCGAACCACAGACCGCATCCCGGAAGATAGGGAACATTGGCCAGAACGTCGTTCTCGTCGGCCTCCACCAATCCATCCTGTATGTCCTTGGGATGGACGAACTTTCTCTCGTCCATAACCCCCATCTCCTTCAAAAGCACGGCACACATCAGGCCGTCGAAGTCGCTTCTGGTCAGAAGTCTCATTCTAGGAAGGCTCCTTTCCAAGTCTCAATCCGAGGGAGAACAAGGTCGCCCCGGTGAAGAGCAGGTTTATACCGACCAGAAGCCCGACTCCCCAGGCCGCGGCGAAAAGGTTATGCCAGATCAGCCCCGCCAGGAAGAGCGACAGGACACCGCTGACCAAGAGCCAGCCCCATCCTACGAGCCCTCTGAGCTTAAGGGCGGTGAAGACCTTAAAGACTCCCTCGAGGACAAAGTAGACGCTCAGGATCATGGTCAGGGTAACCACGCCGCTCAGGGGCTTGGCCAAAAGTATTATCCCTGTCATAGCGGCCAGCAGGGCCCACAGGAAATCCCCTGCTCCGCTACGGCCCTGCCGTCTCTCCCTGTATCCGCTGACGGCCTGGACGACACCAGCGGAGACCATGAGCCATCCCACCAACGTCTCCACCGCCAGCGAAGCCATGAAGGGCATGGACACAGCCAGAGCCCCCAACAGAAAGAGACAGACACCTACGATCATCACTCGGCCTCTTTTGGCCTTTATACTCTCGCTATCCATACCGACCAAAGTAATCATGCTCAATCCTCCATATCAAAAGCTCACGAACGCCGTTTTAGGAAACCTCGTTTATCCTTAACGAGAGTATATCATCGAGAGGGTAAGATAGAAAATCACAACTGTTCCTAGCAGGGTACATCTTCAAACTCACGTCCGAGTTTCCTCGGAGAGGTCGTTTCGGCTCCGCCCTGTCTCGCCCGGCCATACATTTTTTCCGTTAGCCACTTGACAGGTCCGAGAACCGGAGATAGAATAACCAAAACTTTTCAGACAATAATCGGAGAGGAGGAACCCGAGATGACAAGAAGAAGTTTTAACATATCAATAGTCGTCATGATAGTCGTCCTAATTATCGGCTGCGGGGCTCCTCCCGGTGCCGTTGTCGCCATGTGACGACGATCTGCCGAGAGCGGGGCCCTCTTAGAGGACCTCGCTCTTTTTTTATTACCGACGCACGAAAAGGAAGAAAAGCAAAAAACAGGAGAATCAAAACTAGAAAAGGAGTGTCGATCATGACCATAACCACGATGAGAAACAGCGCAACCTTCTACGTCGCCGAGGAATTCAAGGGCCCCTTCGTAGGCTACACCCTCTGTGACCCCATACCCCAGGAGCGACGGTTCGCGGCGAAATTCGAGGTCAACTCGGTTCGCTATCGCGGTCCTTTCGAGGGCATCCGCTAAAGACGGACTTTCCTCACCCCACTCGCGTGGCCTTCGATTGGCAGATCGAAGGCCTTTTTCATATCCAAAGGGATCGGTTCTGTTATACTTGGATGGATAAAACACTGCTAAAGGCTCATGCTCTAAGGACTTTAGACCCAAGGAGCTGGGGCTTAAGACGCCAAGAAAAGGAATGACGATCCATGGAAAATATCGCCGACGTACTATCCAACAGAATAGAAAGGATTTTCCAGGAGAAAGGGCTCAAGCCCTGTCTGACCCCGGACGGTAAGATCATCGTCATGGACGACGATTTCACCACCCGCTACAAGCTGGACATAGCCTTCAACAACAGCGACTTCAGCTGTATCGTGCTCGGAAGAAGGGATAACTCGCTCAGGGACGCCAAGAATTTCAACGTACCTTGGACGAGCGGGGAGGACATCAGGGAATTTCTGGAATACCTGGCATCGATGGACTGAGAGGCGGAATATGAGATTTTCCTCTAATACGATAAACCGAGCTCTCCTCCTCTCCTTCGTTCTGTCCATGCTCCTCTCCATGGGGCCTGCGAGAGCCGACATGAGACAGGCCGTAAAGGCCTACTCGGAGAAAAGATACAAGGACGCCTATACCCACCTCCTCCCAGAGGCGGAAAAAGGGGATCCTCTGGCTCAGTGTACCCTGGGATACCTATACGACCAGGGGAACGGAGTCTCCCAGGACAAGGGCAAGGCCATGAAGTGGTACAAAGAGGCGGCGAAGGGCGGATCCGCCGACGGACAGTACAACCTCGGTCTGATGTTCCGAGACGGAGAGGGAACGCCCAAGGACAGCTATAAGGCGACCTACTGGCTCGAGAAGGCGGCCTCCCAGGGACACCAGACAGCCCAGATAGCACTAGGAATGATGGCCATGGACCCCGACGAAGGGGAACCCCGCTACGAAGACGGAGTCAAGTGGTTCGCCATGGCGGCCGAAGAGGGCAACATATCGGGATGCTACAACCTGGGCAGACTTCTCTCCCTCGGCAGAGGAATCGAGAAAGACGAGGCCAAGGCTATCGATCTTCTGAGGAAGGCGGCAGAGGGAGACCACGTCTACGCCCAGCACGATCTGGGAGTCCTATTGGGAAAAAGCGACGATCCCAAGCTGGTCGAGGAAGCGAATAAATGGCTCGAAAAAGCGGCTAGCGAGGGATACGACGATTCCCAGCTATCCTACGGAGCGTTCCTCCTCCGAAACGGGAGAGAGGAGGAGGCCAAGGACTGGCTCAAGATGGCTTCCGACAGGGGCAACCCGGAGGCGCAGTACCTCCTGGGTCAGCTGTGTCGCCAACAGGGAGGCTCCTTCAAGGAAGCCGCGAACTGGTTCGGACTGGCGGCGAGACAGGGACACGGCCCGGCCCAGTACGCCCTAGCCACCCTTTACGAAAGGGGCATAGGGGTCGAGAAAGACCCCACTCTGTCGGCCCTCTGGTACAGAAGGGCGGCGGAACAGGGTATACCGGAGGCCCAATACAACCTATCGGTTATCTACAGAAAAGGCTCCTCTCTGCCTAAGGACCCGGAGAAATCGCTCCTATGGCTGAAAAAAGCGGCCGAGCTGGGACTCCCGGAGGCCCAATATTCCCTTGGAACACTTTACAGAGAGGGAGATGAAATTTCCAGAGACCTCTCGAAGGCGGCGGAACTGTTCCGAAAAGCATCGAACCGGGGAAACGCCGAATCACAATGCGCCCTGGGGCTGATGTACCTTCGGGGAGCCGGAGTTCCTAGAGACGAGAAAGAGGCCATCGAACATTTAATAGCCTCCGGAGAGACAGGCTATCCATCGGCCCAGTACAACCTGGGACTGCTCTACTCCCGGGGAGAGGCGGTTCCCAGGGATACAGCCGAGGCGGCCAGATGGTTCAGAAAAGCAGCTCTCCAGGGTCATCCGGGAGCTCAGTGTAATCTGGGAGTCCAATACGAACGGGGAGACGGAGTGGCTCTCGTGCCATCCGCCGCCGTTACCTGGCTGGGCAAGGCCGCAAAACAGGGGGAGCCCTACGCCCTTTACAATCTGGCCCTGCTCTATCAAAAAGGCAAAGGGGTCGAACGGAACAGAGAAAGGGCGGTAGAGCTGCTTGAAAAGGCGATCGAAGCCGGAAGCTGGGATGCCCCCTACTCTCTGGGGTGTCTCTTCGCCGGAGACGACGGAGGTCCTGTCAGAGAGATCTCGGCCCTCTACAGACTTTGCCAGGCCGCATCCATAGGAGACAGGCGGGCCATGTTGAGGCTGGGGCTAGCCTACGACGAGGGGAAGCTGGTGGCTCCGGACAAGATGGAAGCGGTGAAGTGGATAAGAAAAGCCGCCGAGCAGGGATCCGACAAGGCTCAGTTCACATTGGGAGCCATGTACCTCAAAGGGGACGGACTGGTAAAGAGCCATAACGCCGCCATGAGCTGGTTCTGTGAATCAGCGAAACAGGGAAACCTCCAGGCTCAGTACAACCTGGGGCTGTGCCTCTGGAACTCGGAGGACGAAGAGCTTAGATCGTCGGCGATCACCTGGATGGAGAGAGCGGCTCAGGGAGGATACGCCCCGGCCCAGTGCGAATTGGGTATCCGCTACATAACGGGGGAGGGGCTTCCTCAGTCCGACCCGGCGGCTCTGAGATGGTTCTCCCTTTCGGCGGAACAGGGCTACGTACCGGCCCAGTACAACCTGGCGGTCCTGTATCTCTACGGAGGCCCCTATCTATCTCCCGACGAGAGCTCGGCCTTCCACTGGTTCTCCAGAGCGGCCGAGGAAGGCTACAGGGACGCACAGTTCTATCTGGGATGCCTCTACGAGAGGGGAAACGCCGTCTCCAGGGACGTGAAAGCCGCCAAGACATGGCTTACCATGGCCATGGAGGGCGGAAGCTCCGAGGCCAGAGAGGTACTTAACGAGATGGAACGGGACGAGGACTTCGCCATAGGCAAGGAAGACATGCCCCGTCTCCCCTTCGGGAGCGACCTACCCACTGTCCCCTCGGTTAAAAACAATATGCACGAAAAAAAGGAGGCCTGAGGCCTCCTTTTCTCATGGACAAAGTTTTGCTTTACTCCGCGACGATATCCTGAGAGGACTCCCAGAAACCGTGGATATTGCAGTAGGATGTGGCTATGAGAGTACCCGAGGTCTTCAGGTTCAACCTCACCACACCATAGGGATCGGTGAACACCGGCCCCTCGTTGGCTCCCTTCACCGAGGCCCCGTGACCGTCGAAATCGACCTTGGCCACCTCGTAGCCGAACTTATCCCCTTCGGGCTTGAAGGAAAGCTTTATCCAGCAGATGTGATGTTCCGTCGTGTTGGGATGGGCTATCTCCTTGCCGACGCTCAAGGTTACGTCGAAAGGCTCTCCCGCCTTCACCTTCTCGGGAGCCTCGATCACCGGTACGTGTTTCTCGCCCTTCCAGTCCCCGCTCTGAAGCAGTTCTCCGAACTTCATGTCTAGAACCTCCTTCGTCTCAATGCTTGAGGTCTCGCAACCTCTTATGAAATTATGCCCTCTGGAGACAACAAAGTCAAGCGTTTTCGTAGGATATCCTCTATCTACCCCAGGGAGTTACCTTCACGACCGCCCTGTCGGTCCTGCCTTTTTCATCCACCGCCGATATCCTGTGCCGCCCCTCCGAGATGGACCAGAAAAGCCTTCTTCCCCCAGGGACCGTCCCCAGGTGAAGCCCGTCGACGAACCAGGATACCTTTCCCGACGCCCCCTCGCAGGAAAGGGGGATCCTCGGCGGCTCTCCCAGAGGGGGCATTAGATACTCCGCCCCGTCCAGAGGAGAGACGATGGCCAAGAAGGTCTCCCGAGCCTTTCCCCAGGCCGCCAGCTCCGGAGGGAGAACCGTGATCGATTTTCCGCCGGTCCAGCGGTGCAGGTCGCAGGGGCCTTCCGGCGAGACACCCGGGATATACCAGGCCTCCTCTCCGGATGGACAGGCCGAGTTGAGAGGCAGCCCGGAGAGGGAACAAACGGTCCGCCTGGACACCCCCGCTGGAGGGAGGGGCATGGTCCCTCCCAACCTGGACATCACCTCTACTACGACCGGGACAGAGGCGGAAAGGCCCACCAGCTCGGGATGAGGCGTCCCCTCGGGATCTCCGAACCACACTGCGAAGGTCCAGCTCTCGTTCCAGGCAACAGCCCAGGCATCCCTGAACCCGTAGGAGGTCCCGGTCTTGAAGGCCATCTCCGCTTTGCCGGACAGGAGAGATCTCAGATAAGGAGAGAGCCTGTCCGAATCCCTGAGTATCTCCCCCACTAGAAAGGAGCTCTCTTGGGAAAAAGGAGAATCCTCCCATCGATCCCCTCCCGTCCCCTCCAGAAAGGACAGAGGACGGCTTCGCCAGGTCGCCAGGGTCGAGAAAGCCCTCAGAAGCTCCAACAGGGTAACCTCGCACCCTCCGAGGATCAGGGAATCGCCGTAGTGGTCGCCGTCCTCCCTCAAAAGGGAGAATCCCAACGTCCTGAGACGGTGGAGGAAACGCTCCGATCCGACGGATCTAAGGACCCTCACGGCCGGTACGTTCAACGAATCCGCCAAGGCGTCGGAGGCGGAGACCGGGCCGCGATAGCGAAGATCGAAATTTCTAGGCGCCCTGCCGGACAAGGACAGAGGGGTATCCGCCATCAAGGACGACGGGGACAGCAGCCCCCCCTCGAAGGCCATGGCGTAGACGAAGGGCTTCAGGGTGGACCCGGGAGAACGGGGAGAATCGCAACAGTCCACCCAGCTCCAGGATCTGTCCTGGTCGAACCGACCGTTCCCCACGTAGCCTCTGACGGAACCGTCTCGGTTGTCGACCAGGGCCGCCGCCCCGGTCACCTTCCTGGGCATCCCTCTCAGCGCCGAGGAGACGGCCTTCTCCAAAAAAAGCTGGACCTGTCTATCCAGGGTGGACCGACCCCCTTCGGGGGATTCCTCCAACACCTTCGACACGAACAGAAAATCCCTATCAGGGATGGAGATACCGCCGGGCAGGGGCTCCTCCATGGCAAGGATAACCGCCTCTCCCGAGACGACACCTCTCTTGCCAAGATCCCTCAGTATCCGGTCTCTCCTGGCCCGAAGCCTCTCGGGATGGAGGTCGGGACGGTATCTGGTGGGGCCCTTCAACATGGCCACCAAGACGGCGGCCTCCGCCAGGGAGAGGTCCTTCGGAGATTTTCCCCACCACCCGAGGGAGGCGGCCCCGGCTCCTTGAAGGACTCCGCCGAAAGGAGCCCGATTCAGGTACATCTCCAGTATCCCGTCCTTGGATAGCCTACGCTCCAGGTCGATGGCCTGGAGGAACTCCCTGGCCTTGGCGGAGAAGGTCCTTTCCCTGGGCCTTGCCATCCTTATCAGCTGGCTGGTTATCGTGGACCCTCCCGAGACGATGCCGCCGCTTCGAAAGTTCTGGACCGCGGCCCGAACCAGACCGAGCCAGTCCACTCCGTGGTGATCCCGAAAACGTCGGTCCTCCACCTCTATCAAGACCAACGGCAGCCATCTCCCCATCTCGTCCAGGGAAAGGGGCAGACAGAGTTTGTCCTCCGAGGTGAGTCCCACCCACAAGACGTCTCCATCTCGATCGGTGACCCGGGGAGACCGATCCAGAGAGGCCACCTCCCGAACGGTAACCGGGCTTACGGCGAAAGAGGCGATCCAAACGGCCAGGGCCGCCGCTAAGGGCAGCCCCGGAATCGCGCACAACAGAAATTTTATTTTCATGACGGCCTATCGGACCGAGAGACGGCCTCCGCCGCTCACGCTCCTGATGGATGAATCGTACATTCCCTCCGCGTAGACTGGAGGCCACAGGAAATCCCCTCTGGCCGTGACGCGGCAACGATATTCCAGTTTCAAGGTCTTCTCCACCGACGAGGGGAAGAACAGCACCCGATCGAAACGCACGTCTCGCCTCACGGAGGAGCCTCCTGAGACGAATCCCGAGGGTGTCTTCCACACCTCCAGACATCCGGGAAGCATGTCCACGACGACCAGGTCCTTCACCTTTCCCGTGGGGGTAACCTCTATGGAAAGGACCACCTCGTCTCCCAACGAGAGGGGCTCGTCCCCGTCTATCGGCTCTCCGTCGGCGTTCCTCAAGGTACGGCGTACCGAGATCCCTTTGTCGAACGGCTCCACCGGATCGAGAGGAACGCCGGAAAGGCTCCAACCGCAGAACAGACGTCCCGGTCCGGCGTTATCCACCCTCCAGGACACGAAGGAATCGGAGGAAAGGGCCAGCTCGTCTCCGGCGGCCATCTTGAAGACATCGTCGCCACCGGTCACCTCGGCGAAGAATGGCTTGACGTCGCTCCTCCGGGAAAAACGGCCCAAGGTGAGGACCGCCATACCGGCCTCGTGGGTCGAGAGGTCACCGGCCTCTATCGCCTTGGAGAGCTGGGCGGCCAAAAACGCCTCGTCGGACGAACCGGGTGCCAGCTCCTCCATGGCCAGAAGCCGAAGGGCCATATCCCTGACGGCGGAACCGTAACGATCGGAACCGGACAGCTCCGCCCCTCCCAGCAGCTTGAGCCCCAGATCCCTCTTTCCCGCCAGGCCGTAGGCTCCTGCCAGAAGGTACCTACCGGCAGAATCCATCTCTCCTATACGCTCCGAGAGCCAGGCCATCCACCCTAGAGGGGGCTGATCGGAAAGGGACATGACATAGGCGGCATAGGCCTTTCGGGAAAGGTCGAAAGCCGACTCGGAGCTCTCGGAGAGAACCGACCGTAGATATCCCTCGGTCCTGTGCATCATCGACAGAGGCACCTCTTCCTCGGCCATCGAGGCCAGCAGATGGGCTGCGTAGAGGCTTCCCCACCGATCCACCTCTCCCTCCGGCCAGTAGGAGAAACTGCCGTCGTAGAGCTGCATGGTCTGCAGTCGAGCGATCCTGTCCGGCACGGAGGTAGACCGTCCCATCCTGTCGGCCATGTCCCCGAGGGTCACCGACGGCCACAGGGCCGACACGGTCTGCTCCAGGCACCCGTAGGGATAGCGGTCCAAAAACTGGATCAGAGGCATCAGGTCGGCGTTAGGCGCACCGGAGAGATACAGAGAGGCCCTCAGGGTTCCGGGGAACCATCTGCCCTTCTCCGGCATCTCGAAAACGCCCTTACCCAGAGCCTCGCTTCCGGAAACGGTTATCCTGGGCATGGGAGGTCGAACCACCGTGTCCCTGCGAACGGAGAAGTCCATTCCGTCTCCGAGAAGCCGTACCGATAGAGAGCCGGTTCCGGCCCGATCGGAACCGCGAACCTTCAGGTAGACCACCGAGCTCTCCCCTGCGGAAAGGACCAGGTCGTCGGAGACCGCTCCCTCCAGAGACAGAGATCCCTCTGCTTTCATATCCATGTGAAGCTTCAGGTCCTCCTTCGCCGTCGATATGAGCTGCACCGGCACCAGTACCATGTCTCCCGGAGCCAGAGCGTCCGGAACGGTCGGATCGACGGTGATCGGGCGGGATATGGACAGGTCCGTATGGGCCGACCCCACAGAGGAACCCGAGAAGACCGCCATGACCCTGGCCCCGCCGGAGAACTCCGGAAGGTCGAAGGAAAGATCGACCTTCCCTCCCTCGGAGGCCACCGTCTTCACCATAGAGAGAACCCTGAATCCCCTGGCCCTGACGGGAGACAGATTTACCCCGAAGGCGGCTCTGGCCTCGGCACCGTCACCTCCGGCGGGATGAAGCAGAGGAGTCTCCCTCGACTCTATGGGCATCAGCTCGTCGTAAAGGTCCGAGGCCCTGGACGCCAGAGCTCTTCTGGCGGTGAAGGCCTCCCATGGATCGGGGGTCTCGTGGCCGGTCAGCCTCAATATGCCCTTGTCCACCAGGGCTATCCAGAGATCTCCCGACAGGGGCTTCCCTTCGCCGTCTCTTACCTCTACGGACAGATTCAGGGTCCCGCCCGGTTCCGCCTTTTCCGGCACGTCCAGAGACACGGAGGCCCTGTAGCCGAGGTTCATCTTTACC from Dethiosulfovibrio russensis encodes the following:
- a CDS encoding exopolyphosphatase; protein product: MRLLTRSDFDGLMCAVLLKEMGVMDERKFVHPKDIQDGLVEADENDVLANVPYLPGCGLWFDHHASEVEREEMFRHHWEGACDPGAKSCARVIFDYYGGAEGPLARLSYLVDVADKADSADFSREEILNPEGWVLLSFVMDPRTGLGRFRDYRISNYQLMDDLVEYLRNHDIDEILSLEDVRERVVRYRRHQPLFREMLTKKSRAEGDAIVIDFVGNDEAYVGNRHIEYALYPDQNISVRLFDGKNAEFCVISLGHSILNRTSSVDVGKLMLRFGGGGHFRVGTCQIPYEDRHRVLEEILEEINDGSST
- a CDS encoding HdeD family acid-resistance protein → MITLVGMDSESIKAKRGRVMIVGVCLFLLGALAVSMPFMASLAVETLVGWLMVSAGVVQAVSGYRERRQGRSGAGDFLWALLAAMTGIILLAKPLSGVVTLTMILSVYFVLEGVFKVFTALKLRGLVGWGWLLVSGVLSLFLAGLIWHNLFAAAWGVGLLVGINLLFTGATLFSLGLRLGKEPS
- a CDS encoding SEL1-like repeat protein is translated as MRFSSNTINRALLLSFVLSMLLSMGPARADMRQAVKAYSEKRYKDAYTHLLPEAEKGDPLAQCTLGYLYDQGNGVSQDKGKAMKWYKEAAKGGSADGQYNLGLMFRDGEGTPKDSYKATYWLEKAASQGHQTAQIALGMMAMDPDEGEPRYEDGVKWFAMAAEEGNISGCYNLGRLLSLGRGIEKDEAKAIDLLRKAAEGDHVYAQHDLGVLLGKSDDPKLVEEANKWLEKAASEGYDDSQLSYGAFLLRNGREEEAKDWLKMASDRGNPEAQYLLGQLCRQQGGSFKEAANWFGLAARQGHGPAQYALATLYERGIGVEKDPTLSALWYRRAAEQGIPEAQYNLSVIYRKGSSLPKDPEKSLLWLKKAAELGLPEAQYSLGTLYREGDEISRDLSKAAELFRKASNRGNAESQCALGLMYLRGAGVPRDEKEAIEHLIASGETGYPSAQYNLGLLYSRGEAVPRDTAEAARWFRKAALQGHPGAQCNLGVQYERGDGVALVPSAAVTWLGKAAKQGEPYALYNLALLYQKGKGVERNRERAVELLEKAIEAGSWDAPYSLGCLFAGDDGGPVREISALYRLCQAASIGDRRAMLRLGLAYDEGKLVAPDKMEAVKWIRKAAEQGSDKAQFTLGAMYLKGDGLVKSHNAAMSWFCESAKQGNLQAQYNLGLCLWNSEDEELRSSAITWMERAAQGGYAPAQCELGIRYITGEGLPQSDPAALRWFSLSAEQGYVPAQYNLAVLYLYGGPYLSPDESSAFHWFSRAAEEGYRDAQFYLGCLYERGNAVSRDVKAAKTWLTMAMEGGSSEAREVLNEMERDEDFAIGKEDMPRLPFGSDLPTVPSVKNNMHEKKEA
- a CDS encoding class II SORL domain-containing protein, which translates into the protein MKFGELLQSGDWKGEKHVPVIEAPEKVKAGEPFDVTLSVGKEIAHPNTTEHHICWIKLSFKPEGDKFGYEVAKVDFDGHGASVKGANEGPVFTDPYGVVRLNLKTSGTLIATSYCNIHGFWESSQDIVAE
- the pbpC gene encoding penicillin-binding protein 1C, which translates into the protein MKIKFLLCAIPGLPLAAALAVWIASFAVSPVTVREVASLDRSPRVTDRDGDVLWVGLTSEDKLCLPLSLDEMGRWLPLVLIEVEDRRFRDHHGVDWLGLVRAAVQNFRSGGIVSGGSTITSQLIRMARPRERTFSAKAREFLQAIDLERRLSKDGILEMYLNRAPFGGVLQGAGAASLGWWGKSPKDLSLAEAAVLVAMLKGPTRYRPDLHPERLRARRDRILRDLGKRGVVSGEAVILAMEEPLPGGISIPDRDFLFVSKVLEESPEGGRSTLDRQVQLFLEKAVSSALRGMPRKVTGAAALVDNRDGSVRGYVGNGRFDQDRSWSWVDCCDSPRSPGSTLKPFVYAMAFEGGLLSPSSLMADTPLSLSGRAPRNFDLRYRGPVSASDALADSLNVPAVRVLRSVGSERFLHRLRTLGFSLLREDGDHYGDSLILGGCEVTLLELLRAFSTLATWRSRPLSFLEGTGGDRWEDSPFSQESSFLVGEILRDSDRLSPYLRSLLSGKAEMAFKTGTSYGFRDAWAVAWNESWTFAVWFGDPEGTPHPELVGLSASVPVVVEVMSRLGGTMPLPPAGVSRRTVCSLSGLPLNSACPSGEEAWYIPGVSPEGPCDLHRWTGGKSITVLPPELAAWGKARETFLAIVSPLDGAEYLMPPLGEPPRIPLSCEGASGKVSWFVDGLHLGTVPGGRRLFWSISEGRHRISAVDEKGRTDRAVVKVTPWGR